A region from the Candidatus Marsarchaeota archaeon genome encodes:
- the thpR gene encoding RNA 2',3'-cyclic phosphodiesterase, translated as MRAFIALEIPEHIKDSIVRSIDEMELKLGVRPVPSQNMHITLEFLGEISDSAAARISEAISSTHAKKFTAKLGEVSTFGASSSVAFVGLSEGRNEAAALQQDLHGRISALQGIKGLGTREFFPHVSIARGNPNGLNELARRASGVWKGSEPFTVSTLALKRSIIGGAHAVYEPIFEKELS; from the coding sequence ATGCGGGCTTTCATCGCCTTGGAAATACCAGAGCATATAAAGGATTCAATAGTGCGGTCCATTGATGAAATGGAATTGAAGCTTGGTGTCAGGCCTGTGCCAAGCCAAAACATGCACATCACTTTGGAGTTTCTTGGCGAGATAAGCGACAGCGCTGCGGCAAGGATCTCCGAAGCGATATCATCCACGCATGCAAAAAAGTTTACGGCAAAGCTAGGCGAAGTATCGACATTCGGCGCGAGCTCAAGCGTAGCCTTTGTAGGATTGAGCGAAGGGCGCAATGAAGCCGCGGCTTTGCAGCAAGACCTGCACGGCAGGATATCTGCGCTGCAAGGCATAAAAGGCCTCGGCACACGCGAATTTTTCCCGCACGTGAGCATTGCCCGCGGGAATCCTAATGGCCTCAACGAGCTTGCAAGGCGCGCTTCAGGCGTGTGGAAAGGTTCAGAGCCATTTACCGTAAGTACTTTAGCCCTGAAACGCAGCATTATTGGCGGAGCCCACGCGGTATATGAGCCTATTTTTGAGAAGGAGCTTTCATGA